Proteins encoded within one genomic window of Salipaludibacillus agaradhaerens:
- a CDS encoding DEAD/DEAH box helicase — MNPTTIIPALPTYLQEAWTKSGFEELTPIQQKMIPVALKGTNIVAEAPTGSGKTLAYLLPSLEKIDTSILQAQVVIVASSRELVMQILDNVTNWATGSGITGVALIGGANVKRQQEKLKKKPQVIVGTPGRLVELVKSKKLKLHEVKTLVLDEADQLFAKEHIDEVDMLMKGVMKDCQRIVCSATIPKYVEKQAVERMAAAPEIIRIALDKDMLQRVAHVYLVAERREKPKLLRKLVNMEGMYGLAFSNDIHELETFAERLAFRGKTVGVLHGTTGKQEREQAIKQFRQGEVPILMATDVASRGLDIDDLTHVIQLDLANDIQQYVHRSGRTGRAGKTGTVVSLVTEGEKERLLQIGAKLGITLEEKSLSSGQLV; from the coding sequence ATGAATCCAACGACTATCATACCTGCTTTACCGACATATTTACAAGAGGCTTGGACAAAATCAGGCTTCGAAGAATTAACACCTATTCAGCAAAAGATGATTCCTGTGGCTTTAAAAGGTACTAATATTGTGGCTGAGGCTCCGACAGGATCAGGAAAAACATTGGCATACCTTCTTCCCTCTTTGGAAAAAATCGACACGTCTATTTTGCAGGCACAAGTGGTCATTGTGGCGTCTTCACGTGAATTAGTGATGCAAATATTAGATAATGTTACCAATTGGGCAACGGGAAGTGGTATTACTGGAGTCGCGCTTATAGGTGGCGCTAATGTGAAACGACAGCAAGAAAAACTAAAGAAGAAGCCGCAAGTTATTGTAGGGACGCCGGGACGACTCGTAGAATTAGTCAAGTCAAAAAAATTAAAATTGCATGAAGTGAAAACACTTGTTTTAGATGAAGCGGATCAGTTGTTTGCGAAAGAGCATATTGATGAAGTGGACATGTTGATGAAAGGTGTCATGAAAGACTGTCAGCGTATTGTATGTTCAGCTACCATCCCGAAGTATGTTGAAAAGCAAGCGGTAGAACGCATGGCGGCTGCTCCAGAGATAATCCGTATAGCACTTGATAAAGACATGCTTCAGCGAGTAGCGCACGTGTATCTCGTTGCCGAGAGACGTGAGAAGCCAAAACTGTTAAGAAAACTTGTTAATATGGAAGGCATGTATGGCTTAGCCTTCTCCAATGATATTCATGAATTAGAGACATTTGCTGAACGACTTGCTTTTCGGGGAAAAACGGTCGGTGTTCTCCATGGCACCACTGGGAAACAAGAGCGGGAACAAGCGATTAAACAATTTAGACAGGGCGAAGTCCCAATTTTAATGGCGACAGATGTGGCTTCACGTGGTCTTGATATTGATGACCTCACTCACGTTATTCAACTTGACTTAGCTAATGATATTCAACAATACGTTCATCGCTCAGGAAGAACAGGCAGGGCGGGAAAGACAGGGACGGTCGTGTCACTCGTGACAGAAGGGGAGAAAGAGCGGTTACTACAAATAGGCGCTAAACTTGGTATTACATTAGAGGAAAAATCGTTGTCTAGTGGCCAACTCGTATAA
- a CDS encoding beta-L-arabinofuranosidase domain-containing protein yields the protein MRLVLNEFALHDVTITDGPIKKAMALNEAYLLELEPDRLLSRYREYAGLKPKAPNYKGWEDMGISGHTLGHYLSACAMMWATTGNKDIKERVTYIVDELALCQKSDGDGFISGIPRGKEIFEEVRAGNIISQGFDLNGGWVPLYSLHKVFAGLRDAYYYADNKKALDVEKKLGEWLARIVNPLNEAQLMALLRCEYGGMNEVLVDLAEDTKNDTFLALADKFYHKPILDPLKEQKDTLAGNHANTQIPKVIGLAKKYEATGDENSREIAEFFWERVVNHHSYVIGGHSYAEHFGEPDRLNARLGATTCETCNTYNMLKLTRHTFKWNQLAEQADYYERALFNHILASQHPEDGRVNYFLSLDMGGQKDYRSKFGEFSCCVGTGMENHASYGKGIYYYSEKSLFITQYLPSTLKWQEYGVEVIQKTAYPDDEHINVAFHTEQPIKLAVNLRVPYWAEKGVHVKINGTSIEVNDTPSQFITIERVWSQGDTIDLTLPMSLRIETMPDNTNRMAFMYGPLVLAGEVNRNETIESDDRLSDVFPVPVLISEKGHLLDHFHKDKQSFMWKTEGLGYPHDVHLIPFYKMHDHQYTVYWDVFSKEEWQKAESGYKLVLEQHRLEQERTVDVVQPGEMQPERDHHFKGEHVSHGSVFNRAYRSTWKNGWFSFELAVLPAIVMQLVVTYPLEEDDTIGFDIFVDEQCITNDLIRSDDLNQFTYSTYLLPYELTKGKEHVTITFKSLAEHRVAKVSGISTVKRHY from the coding sequence GTGCGGCTAGTGTTGAATGAGTTTGCGTTACACGATGTGACGATTACTGACGGACCTATAAAAAAAGCGATGGCTCTCAATGAAGCTTATTTACTTGAATTGGAGCCTGACCGCCTTCTGTCTCGGTATCGAGAATATGCTGGTTTAAAACCGAAAGCCCCTAATTATAAAGGTTGGGAGGACATGGGTATTTCAGGGCACACACTTGGCCACTATTTATCTGCTTGTGCCATGATGTGGGCGACCACAGGGAATAAAGACATTAAGGAACGTGTGACGTATATAGTAGACGAGTTAGCATTGTGCCAGAAAAGTGATGGAGACGGTTTTATATCTGGTATTCCACGGGGTAAAGAGATTTTTGAAGAAGTGAGAGCGGGAAATATTATCTCTCAAGGTTTTGATCTTAATGGTGGTTGGGTCCCACTGTATTCACTGCATAAAGTATTTGCAGGACTTCGAGATGCCTATTATTACGCCGACAATAAAAAAGCATTGGACGTGGAGAAAAAGCTAGGTGAGTGGCTCGCAAGAATCGTTAACCCACTAAACGAAGCACAATTGATGGCGTTATTGAGATGTGAATACGGAGGTATGAACGAAGTTCTCGTTGACTTAGCAGAAGATACAAAGAATGATACCTTTTTAGCGTTAGCTGATAAATTTTATCACAAACCCATCCTTGATCCGTTAAAGGAACAAAAGGACACCTTAGCAGGCAACCATGCGAACACACAAATACCGAAAGTGATTGGTTTGGCTAAAAAATATGAAGCCACAGGTGACGAGAATTCACGGGAGATTGCAGAGTTTTTTTGGGAACGAGTCGTGAACCATCATTCATATGTTATCGGGGGTCATAGCTATGCAGAACATTTCGGAGAGCCAGATAGGTTGAATGCAAGGTTGGGAGCGACCACATGCGAAACGTGTAATACGTACAATATGCTAAAGCTCACACGCCATACGTTTAAATGGAACCAGTTGGCTGAACAGGCTGATTATTATGAACGGGCACTATTTAATCATATTTTAGCTTCTCAGCACCCGGAAGACGGTCGTGTTAATTATTTTCTTTCGTTAGATATGGGTGGGCAGAAAGATTATCGGTCAAAGTTTGGAGAATTCTCATGCTGTGTAGGGACAGGGATGGAGAATCATGCAAGCTATGGTAAAGGTATTTATTATTATAGTGAAAAGTCTCTTTTTATTACACAATATCTTCCTTCCACGTTAAAGTGGCAAGAATATGGGGTGGAAGTCATTCAAAAGACAGCTTATCCTGACGACGAACACATAAACGTAGCATTTCACACTGAGCAACCAATTAAACTAGCTGTCAATCTACGCGTGCCGTACTGGGCTGAAAAAGGAGTCCACGTAAAAATAAATGGAACGTCTATTGAAGTGAACGATACACCGTCACAGTTTATTACAATTGAGCGCGTTTGGTCTCAAGGTGACACAATCGATTTGACGTTGCCTATGTCTCTTAGAATTGAAACCATGCCCGATAACACTAATCGCATGGCCTTCATGTATGGTCCGCTCGTATTAGCGGGAGAGGTTAATCGTAACGAAACAATAGAATCAGATGACAGGCTCAGTGACGTGTTTCCTGTCCCTGTCTTAATAAGTGAGAAAGGTCATTTATTAGACCATTTTCATAAAGATAAACAATCGTTTATGTGGAAAACGGAGGGGCTTGGGTATCCTCATGATGTTCACCTTATACCGTTTTACAAAATGCACGACCACCAATATACCGTATATTGGGATGTCTTTTCGAAAGAAGAATGGCAAAAAGCTGAGAGTGGATACAAATTGGTTTTGGAACAGCATCGGTTAGAACAAGAGAGAACAGTGGATGTGGTTCAGCCGGGGGAGATGCAGCCGGAAAGAGATCATCATTTTAAAGGTGAACATGTCTCTCATGGTTCTGTATTTAACCGTGCTTATCGTAGTACATGGAAAAATGGGTGGTTTTCGTTCGAATTGGCCGTGTTGCCTGCCATTGTGATGCAGCTTGTCGTCACCTATCCGCTTGAAGAAGACGACACAATTGGATTTGACATTTTTGTTGATGAGCAGTGTATCACCAACGATCTCATAAGATCCGACGACTTAAATCAATTCACATATTCCACATACCTCCTTCCGTATGAACTGACAAAAGGAAAAGAGCACGTCACTATTACATTTAAGTCACTTGCCGAACATCGTGTAGCGAAAGTGTCCGGGATAAGCACGGTCAAACGTCATTATTAG
- a CDS encoding GNAT family N-acetyltransferase, whose amino-acid sequence MFSTDRIRLRKMVKEDSEVYHTWRNNEQVMMSTSLVMDHYSIEETRDFVTEVILNSSSSKSYIIEEKADGKPIGVTSLIHMDYKNRHAECVIDIGDTSYWGQGYATEALKLLLSYAFSELNMHRISLRVFSFNDKAIKLYNKLGFRHEGTSRESLFRQSRWFDIIHMGMLQEEYKATDWGSKNLVF is encoded by the coding sequence TTGTTTAGCACAGACAGAATTCGTTTAAGGAAAATGGTGAAAGAAGATAGTGAGGTGTATCATACATGGCGAAACAATGAGCAGGTGATGATGTCTACTAGTCTTGTCATGGATCACTATTCTATAGAAGAAACGAGAGACTTCGTAACTGAGGTTATCTTGAACAGTTCCTCTTCAAAAAGTTATATTATCGAGGAAAAAGCCGATGGGAAGCCGATCGGAGTTACATCTTTAATACATATGGATTATAAAAACAGACATGCGGAATGTGTTATTGACATTGGTGATACGTCATATTGGGGACAAGGCTATGCGACTGAAGCATTGAAGCTCTTATTGTCGTACGCCTTTTCTGAACTAAACATGCATCGTATTTCTTTGCGTGTCTTCTCATTTAATGACAAGGCAATTAAACTCTATAATAAACTAGGCTTTCGTCACGAGGGTACCAGTAGAGAAAGTCTATTCAGACAAAGTCGCTGGTTCGATATTATTCACATGGGTATGTTACAAGAAGAATATAAAGCAACTGATTGGGGCTCTAAAAACTTAGTTTTTTAA
- a CDS encoding carboxymuconolactone decarboxylase family protein gives MPRIEKAAHGDTPFQQLLGHNVQIMTSWNTLGETLERAGRLTSSLKEQVRRTLAQKNGCAYCKAKGKPDTAISDEKTLVATGFADVFLTQKGDIPDSVFHVLKDTFSDEEISELVAFITFTTAQQYFGAIMQLEG, from the coding sequence ATGCCGAGAATTGAGAAAGCAGCACATGGGGACACCCCTTTTCAACAGTTATTAGGACACAACGTACAAATTATGACGTCTTGGAACACTCTAGGTGAGACACTTGAACGAGCCGGGCGTTTAACCAGTTCTTTAAAAGAGCAAGTGAGACGGACGTTGGCACAGAAGAACGGCTGTGCTTATTGTAAAGCAAAAGGGAAGCCAGATACGGCAATTTCAGATGAAAAAACGCTCGTGGCAACAGGATTTGCCGATGTTTTCCTCACACAAAAAGGAGACATCCCAGACAGTGTGTTTCATGTGCTGAAGGACACCTTTTCAGATGAAGAAATTAGTGAACTCGTCGCTTTTATCACGTTTACGACCGCCCAGCAATATTTTGGTGCGATCATGCAACTGGAAGGATAA
- a CDS encoding helix-turn-helix transcriptional regulator, which yields MKEFIKADVLSPIDFLHGGQFVAGEGWSHMKRHLDICVMIIAIHHDLYIQQNDTHYHVKPGDVLFLLPHRLHVGYKVSDPGTTYYWFHFNFSSAVSIVSDQDIQQEITSIRSNPHTSPLKNNDTIILPVHSRPKYIERIRILSKQLLDVSKANYYNHYAVDYLATSLLIELSEQTITHVSTSFKKSSPEKKLDAILEWIRVQALSHISVNMIAQEFNYNKDYLTRLFKKETGMTIQEYITMLRLSKAKELLARTNESVKMIAFTIGMKDEKYFMRFFKKYEKMTPSEYREAYYRTPMNNK from the coding sequence ATGAAAGAATTTATAAAAGCCGATGTATTATCTCCCATCGACTTCCTACATGGAGGACAATTCGTGGCTGGAGAAGGCTGGAGCCATATGAAACGACATCTTGATATTTGTGTGATGATTATCGCTATTCATCATGACTTGTACATTCAACAAAACGATACACACTATCATGTGAAACCGGGTGATGTGTTGTTTTTACTACCTCACAGGCTGCATGTCGGTTACAAAGTGTCTGACCCTGGCACGACCTATTATTGGTTCCATTTTAATTTTTCATCAGCTGTATCCATTGTATCTGATCAGGACATCCAGCAAGAGATCACAAGCATTCGCTCCAATCCTCATACGTCCCCTTTGAAAAATAATGACACGATTATTTTACCTGTACACTCACGACCAAAATATATTGAAAGAATTCGCATCTTGAGTAAACAACTACTAGATGTATCAAAGGCAAACTACTATAATCACTACGCCGTTGATTATTTAGCCACCTCCTTACTCATTGAGCTATCAGAACAAACGATTACACATGTTAGTACGTCATTTAAAAAATCATCGCCTGAGAAAAAGCTCGATGCGATTCTTGAATGGATACGGGTTCAAGCCTTAAGTCATATTTCTGTGAATATGATCGCGCAAGAATTTAACTACAATAAAGATTATTTAACCCGTCTGTTTAAAAAAGAAACAGGCATGACCATTCAAGAGTACATTACGATGTTAAGACTTTCTAAAGCAAAAGAACTTCTCGCTAGAACGAACGAAAGCGTTAAAATGATTGCTTTTACGATCGGAATGAAAGACGAGAAGTACTTTATGCGCTTTTTTAAAAAATATGAAAAAATGACACCGTCGGAATATAGAGAAGCCTACTATCGCACACCGATGAATAACAAGTAG
- a CDS encoding class I SAM-dependent methyltransferase: MRDEQFYKALEMGETLFTGWDFSYIEGSGRCASSLLPWSYGSKAITLMRQCRSLLDMGTGGGEFLSLLQPFPSKVCATEGYAPNVAIAKAKLEPLGVYVEQIFDDHQLPFHDEQFDLVLNRHESYAPQEVKRILKTGGIFFTQQVGCLDAQDLNKALHKPVNDEYINWDLKFAVKALQDEGFQIVKAEEAFPTLRFYPTLKGQ, translated from the coding sequence ATGAGAGATGAGCAATTTTATAAAGCACTTGAAATGGGAGAAACGCTTTTTACCGGGTGGGATTTTTCCTATATCGAAGGAAGCGGCCGATGCGCTAGTAGCTTACTGCCATGGTCTTACGGAAGCAAAGCCATAACCCTTATGAGACAGTGTCGTTCCCTACTTGATATGGGGACGGGAGGTGGTGAGTTTTTATCTCTCCTGCAGCCATTTCCCTCAAAGGTTTGCGCTACGGAAGGTTATGCACCGAATGTCGCCATAGCAAAGGCCAAACTTGAACCTTTAGGGGTCTACGTTGAACAGATTTTCGATGATCATCAACTACCATTTCATGACGAGCAATTTGATTTAGTGCTAAATCGTCACGAATCATATGCGCCTCAAGAGGTGAAGCGCATTTTAAAAACGGGTGGTATCTTCTTTACTCAACAAGTAGGTTGTTTAGATGCACAGGACCTAAATAAGGCTCTTCACAAACCGGTGAATGATGAGTATATCAATTGGGATTTGAAGTTTGCTGTGAAGGCATTGCAAGATGAAGGTTTTCAGATAGTCAAAGCTGAAGAAGCCTTCCCAACGTTAAGATTTTATCCCACACTTAAGGGGCAGTAA